A DNA window from Arachis duranensis cultivar V14167 chromosome 3, aradu.V14167.gnm2.J7QH, whole genome shotgun sequence contains the following coding sequences:
- the LOC107479010 gene encoding uncharacterized protein LOC107479010 has product MASEESFVVLVHHRGSVNRKTRSGVKFTDKNPLCIVITSTTSYDDLVSAVLMKLGLDGAKRVKKFFYRIPVTVLQNTVKYDCFTINNDVDLQVMFLCRRQFPEVRTPELLARLVDVVSNSSGSNRNTNTIANPAGSSSRPAVASSSVPVYEPVVQHVASPSFAVDLNGTEGDEVVERENLPNALVGVAPVGVGDGFLVDEEEDDVEPDMIDDDSADDIGATGPALEVGGSSSDTQQYPPHFSSLDLDAMRHEGVLGHAVGFGARDAEGTTGLTEFQVGQQFQDKDEALLSVKTYSIRRGVQYKVVESDHRRYVGKCSEFGNGCTWLIRLSLRKRKCIWEVKRYNGPHTCLATSISSDHRSLDYHVILAFIMPMVRADASVSIKVLLNATAAHFGFRPTYRRVWMAKQKSIALIYGDWDESCNDLPRWVLGVQLTMPGSVVVLKTTPVRVGGQVDESQAYFHRLFWTFPPCIEAFCHCKPLVSIDGTHLYGKYGGTLLIAIAQDGNSNILPVAFALVEGENAESWTFFLSHLRQHVTPQPGLLVISDRHNGIKAALEAPDGGWLPPSAYRAFCIRHVAANFALTFKGKDARRLLVNAAYAKTEVEFDYWFDILRSEDPAMCEWANRIDYSLWTQHRDEGRRFGHMTTNISECVNSILKGVRNLPVASLVKATYCRLAELFVRKGREAEAQMGTGQQFSQHLVKCIEANMKTARCFTVTLYDRDNSEFTVAETTPTGSFSLGTYRVSLASRTCDCGYFRLFISRVSTHLHAVHTHGSPGPLTFTASIRLARCSMCIGWDSHLRSQRASGHLTTGPR; this is encoded by the coding sequence atggctagtgaggagagttttgtGGTTTTGGTGCACCACAGAGGATCTGTTAATAGAAAAACTCGTTCCGGAGTAAAGTTCACAGATAAAAATCCTCTATGTATTGTCATAACATCTACGACGAGTTATGATGACCTTGTTAGCGCTGTACTAATGAAGCTCGGTCTGGATGGTGCGAAGCGGGTAAAGAAGTTTTTCTATCGCATTCCAGTCACGGTGCTACAGAATACGGTGAAGTATGATTGCTTCACGATTAATAATGATGTGGACTTGCAAGTAATGTTTCTTTGTCGGCGGCAGTTTCCGGAGGTGAGGACACCGGAGTTGTTGGCACGGCTGGTTGATGTTGTATCCAACTCCAGCGGTTCGAACAGGAATACGAACACTATAGCGAATCCAGCAGGTTCTAGTTCCCGGCCTGCCGTTGCTTCCTCGTCCGTCCCTGTGTACGAACCAGTGGTCCAACATGTCGCCTCCCCATCTTTTGCTGTTGACCTCAATGGCACCGAAGGCGACGAGGTAGTGGAAAGGGAAAATTTGCCGAACGCTTTAGTGGGAGTTGCACCTGTTGGCGTAGGAGACGGTTTTTTGGTTGATGAAGAGGAGGATGACGTCGAGCCGGATATGATTGACGATGATAGCGCTGATGATATTGGAGCGACTGGGCCTGCATTGGAGGTAGGTGGTTCTAGCTCTGACACACAACAGTATCCACCACATTTTTCCTCGTTGGACTTGGACGCCATGAGACATGAGGGGGTTTTAGGGCACGCTGTTGGATTCGGAGCTAGAGATGCGGAAGGGACTACTGGTCTGACAGAGTTCCAGGTTGGTCAGCAATTCCAGGATAAAGATGAGGCCCTTTTAAGTGTGAAGACTTACAGCATCCGGCGAGGGGTACAGTACAAGGTGGTGGAGTCCGATCACCGCCGGTATGTGGGCAAGTGTTCCGAGTTTgggaatgggtgcacatggttgattcgACTGAGTCTCCGGAAGCGCAAGTGCATTTGGGAGGTCAAACGGTACAATGGACCTCACACTTGCCTGGCCACATCCATCTCGAGTGACCACAGGAGTTTGGATTATCATGTGATTTTGGCGTTCATTATGCCAATGGTTAGGGCCGATGCATCCGTGAGCATCAAGGTGCTCCTGAACGCCACGGCAGCGCACTTTGGTTTTAGGCCGACTTACCGGAGGGTTTGGATGGCGAAGCAGAAATCTATTGCCCTCATATACGGTGACTGGGATGAGTCCTGCAACGACCTGCCTAGGTGGGTGTTGGGTGTGCAGCTGACGATGCCTGGTAGTGTTGTCGTCCTTAAGACGACCCCGGTTCGAGTTGGAGGACAAGTGGACGAGTCTCAAGCGTACTTTCACAGGCTTTTCTGGACTTTCCCACCGTGCATCGAGGCATTCTGTCATTGCAAGCCGCTAGTGAGCATTGACGGCACACATCTGTATGGAAAGTATGGGGGGACGTTGCTCATCGCGATTGCACAGGACGGGAACTCGAACATTCTACCTGTCGCATTCGCACTAGTAGAGGGTGAGAATGCGGAATCCTGGACATTCTTTCTCTCGCACCTTCGACAGCATGTGACCCCGCAGCCCGGTTTGCTGGTTATATCGGACAGGCACAACGGCATCAAGGCTGCGCTTGAGGCCCCTGACGGCGGTTGGCTACCGCCATCTGCGTACCGTGCATTCTGCATACGACACGTAGCGGCTAATTTTGCCCTAACCTTCAAGGGCAAAGACGCTAGGAGGCTACTAGTGAACGCGGCGTATGCGAAGACCGAGGTTGAATTTGATTACTGGTTTGATATCCTGCGATCTGAAGATCCGGCGATGTGTGAGTGGGCGAACCGGATTGATTACTCGTTGTGGACTCAGCATCGTGATGAGGGGCGGAGATTCGGTCACATGACGACGAACATCTCCGAGTGTGTGAACTCTATCCTGAAGGGGGTCAGAAATCTCCCTGTAGCATCCCTGGTGAAGGCAACATATTGTAGGCTTGCGGAACTGTTTGTTCGCAAGGGGAGAGAGGCTGAGGCCCAGATGGGAACAGGACAACAATTCAGTCAGCATTTGGTGAAGTGTATTGAGGCCAACATGAAGACGGCCAGGTGCTTCACGGTGACGCTGTATGACCGGGATAACTCCGAGTTCACTGTAGCAGAGACCACTCCGACTGGTTCTTTCTCCTTGGGTACTTACAGAGTATCACTTGCCTCTCGGACATGTGACTGCGGGTACTTCAGGCTCTTCATTTCCCGTGTCAGCACGCACTTGCATGCTGTGCATACTCACGGGTCACCTGGACCTCTTACGTTCACAGCGTCTATCAGATTAGCTCGGTGTTCAATGTGTATCGGATGGGATTCACACCTCCGATCCCAGAGGGCTTCTGGCCACCTTACGACGGGCCCACGGTGA
- the LOC107478938 gene encoding protein FAR1-RELATED SEQUENCE 5 isoform X1, producing the protein MISIYSERMGSCSRVVEGTCQWNVRSRDDWVQRSGVGLDEQETLYDMGIEAEEYFRDYASKDDGRNEGFDSDEGVGPDDVLRMEFNTPDEAKSFYNNYSRLKGFSTRQGRKVTNTAGDIVRYTFVCNRQGYREKKWLQMANRKREHKIMTRCGCLAEMRIKRKDGSGKWYVSRFVDEHNHELASGKFVDYLRSHRRLSEVEIAQMTSLREVGISIPKIYESFAAQLGGFNLVTFTKQDMYNEVRRQRELQNGDVSAAIRYLEGVSRVDNRIFWRYKVGSENNLCDLFWSDGRSQFDYAIFGDVLAFDATYGRNKYNLPVVVFSGVNHHNQTCVFGCAMVSCETQESYIWVLRQFLECMEGKAPKAVITDGDTSMRNAIRHVFPETHHRLCAWHLLRNATSNICDSRFTQLFRHCMLADMEVDEFEAQWEAMLDECGVREVEWVKDLYRKKTAWATAYIRGQFFAGIRTTSRCESLHAKLGRFVESRYGVLEFVTNFQRCIDFLRDNEDELEFRSWYGTPVLQTEFVELEKDGWTKYTREMFWRFREALKRCIRIHICGCNENADGEVYVVQKYRRPEKKWEVLRQNVGNKFSCTCLRMESFGLPCLHILAVLVRLDYTIIPNTLVLRRWSKIAKLHYGLNCTRNETQEQTTTYRSRLGAFAQLCTRLGRVACMSDEDFKYYSHKVLTDTICLEIKNGLRPPEDVGLTAEEQRVKDPISVRTKGTGRLSQASASTGKKRRKCSNCGRLGHRRTRCPNRAGQEGGQPCVGVNKRVRGTQVVQEDAPSNNPEAVSLGDL; encoded by the exons GAAACATTATATGACATGGGAATTGAAGCAGAGGAATACTTTCGTGACTATGCAAGTAAGGATGATGGTCGTAACGAAGGGTTCGATTCGGATGAAGGAGTGGGGCCAGATGATGTCCTTCGAATGGAATTTAACACTCCAGATGAAGCCAAATCCTTTTATAATAACTATAGCCGATTAAAGGGATTTTCTACGAGGCAAGGGAGGAAGGTAACAAATACTGCAGGGGATATTGTGCGATACACATTTGTGTGCAATAGGCAAGGGTATCGGGAGAAGAAATGGCTACAGATGGCTAATCGAAAACGGGAGCACAAGATTATGACTCGTTGTGGTTGCCTTGCCGAGATGAGGATAAAGAGAAAAGATGGGAGTGGCAAATGGTACGTGTCTCGGTTTGTGGATGAGCATAATCATGAACTCGCATCTGGCAAGTTCGTCGATTACTTGAGGTCGCACAGGCGGCTATCTGAAGTAGAGATTGCACAAATGACTAGCTTGAGGGAGGTTGGTATCAGCATTCCTAAAATATATGAATCCTTCGCGGCACAGCTTGGGGGTTTTAACCTTGTGACATTCACAAAGCAAGACATGTATAATGAGGTGAGGCGACAAAGAGAACTGCAAAATGGAGATGTAAGCGCTGCAATTCGATACTTGGAAGGTGTTTCCCGTGTAGACAACAGAATATTTTGGAGGTACAAGGTTGGGTCTGAAAACAATCTTTGTGACCTATTTTGGAGTGACGGGCGCAGTCAGTTCGACTATGCAATATTCGGAGATGTTCTAGCCTTCGATGCTACTTATGGCCGAAACAAGTACAATTTGCCTGTTGTTGTGTTCTCGGGAGTTAACCACCACAACCAAACATGTGTCTTCGGATGTGCAATGGTCTCGTGTGAAACACAAGAGTCCTACATCTGGGTTTTGCGGCAGTTTTTGGAATGCATGGAAGGAAAGGCCCCTAAGGCAGTCATCACAGATGGAGATACCTCGATGCGAAATGCTATACGTCATGTATTTCCCGAAACCCATCACAGGCTATGTGCTTGGCATTTGCTTCGTAATGCGACTTCCAATATATGTGACTCACGATTCACCCAGCTATTTAGACACTGCATGCTTGCGGACATGGAGGTTGATGAGTTCGAGGCGCAATGGGAGGCAATGCTGGATGAGTGTGGGGTTCGTGAAGTCGAATGGGTGAAGGATTTGTACCGCAAAAAAACTGCATGGGCGACAGCATACATCAGAGGCCAATTTTTTGCTGGAATACGGACAACGTCCCGTTGTGAATCTCTACATGCCAAGCTGGGCAGGTTTGTGGAGAGTAGATACGGGGTCCTTGAATTTGTCACAAACTTCCAAAGATGCATTGATTTCTTGCGAGACAATGAGGACGAGCTTGAATTTCGTTCATGGTACGGAACTCCAGTCTTGCAAACTGAGTTTGTTGAGCTTGAGAAGGATGGGTGGACAAAGTATACTCGGGAGATGTTTTGGCGATTTCGTGAAGCTCTTAAAAGGTGCATTCGAATTCACATATGTGGATGCAATGAAAATGCTGATGGTGAAGTATATGTTGTTCAAAAATATCGCAGGCCGGAAAAGAAGTGGGAGGTTTTGAGGCAAAATGTGGGTAACAAATTCAGCTGCACCTGCCTGAGAATGGAATCATTCGGACTGCCCTGTCTCCACATACTAGCTGTGTTGGTGCGCTTGGATTATACTATCATTCCCAATACGCTTGTGCTCCGCAGATGGTCGAAGATAGCAAAGTTGCACTATGGCTTAAATTGCACTAGAAATGAAACACAGGAGCAAACAACAACGTATAGGTCCCGGTTAGGAGCTTTTGCTCAGCTATGCACACGACTTGGCCGGGTTGCATGCATGAGCGATGAGGACTTTAAGTACTACTCACATAAGGTACTAACTGACACTATCTGCCTGGAAATTAAGAATGGCCTCAGGCCCCCGGAAGACGTAGGACTAACGGCGGAGGAACAACGAGTGAAGGACCCCATCAGCGTGAGAACAAAGGGTACTGGTCGACTCAGCCAGGCATCTGCATCGACCGGGAAAAAACGACGCAAGTGTAGCAACTGTGGCCGACTCGGTCATCGAAGGACCCGTTGTCCAAATCGTGCAGGTCAGGAGGGTGGCCAACCGTGTGTGGGCGTGAATAAGAGAGTTCGAGGTACCCAG GTGGTGCAGGAGGATGCTCCTTCCAACAACCCGGAGGCTGTGTCACTTGGCGACCTTTGA
- the LOC107478938 gene encoding protein FAR1-RELATED SEQUENCE 5 isoform X2 has protein sequence MISIYSERMGSCSRVVEGTCQWNVRSRDDWVQRSGVGLDEQETLYDMGIEAEEYFRDYASKDDGRNEGFDSDEGVGPDDVLRMEFNTPDEAKSFYNNYSRLKGFSTRQGRKVTNTAGDIVRYTFVCNRQGYREKKWLQMANRKREHKIMTRCGCLAEMRIKRKDGSGKWYVSRFVDEHNHELASGKFVDYLRSHRRLSEVEIAQMTSLREVGISIPKIYESFAAQLGGFNLVTFTKQDMYNEVRRQRELQNGDVSAAIRYLEGVSRVDNRIFWRYKVGSENNLCDLFWSDGRSQFDYAIFGDVLAFDATYGRNKYNLPVVVFSGVNHHNQTCVFGCAMVSCETQESYIWVLRQFLECMEGKAPKAVITDGDTSMRNAIRHVFPETHHRLCAWHLLRNATSNICDSRFTQLFRHCMLADMEVDEFEAQWEAMLDECGVREVEWVKDLYRKKTAWATAYIRGQFFAGIRTTSRCESLHAKLGRFVESRYGVLEFVTNFQRCIDFLRDNEDELEFRSWYGTPVLQTEFVELEKDGWTKYTREMFWRFREALKRPEKKWEVLRQNVGNKFSCTCLRMESFGLPCLHILAVLVRLDYTIIPNTLVLRRWSKIAKLHYGLNCTRNETQEQTTTYRSRLGAFAQLCTRLGRVACMSDEDFKYYSHKVLTDTICLEIKNGLRPPEDVGLTAEEQRVKDPISVRTKGTGRLSQASASTGKKRRKCSNCGRLGHRRTRCPNRAGQEGGQPCVGVNKRVRGTQVVQEDAPSNNPEAVSLGDL, from the exons GAAACATTATATGACATGGGAATTGAAGCAGAGGAATACTTTCGTGACTATGCAAGTAAGGATGATGGTCGTAACGAAGGGTTCGATTCGGATGAAGGAGTGGGGCCAGATGATGTCCTTCGAATGGAATTTAACACTCCAGATGAAGCCAAATCCTTTTATAATAACTATAGCCGATTAAAGGGATTTTCTACGAGGCAAGGGAGGAAGGTAACAAATACTGCAGGGGATATTGTGCGATACACATTTGTGTGCAATAGGCAAGGGTATCGGGAGAAGAAATGGCTACAGATGGCTAATCGAAAACGGGAGCACAAGATTATGACTCGTTGTGGTTGCCTTGCCGAGATGAGGATAAAGAGAAAAGATGGGAGTGGCAAATGGTACGTGTCTCGGTTTGTGGATGAGCATAATCATGAACTCGCATCTGGCAAGTTCGTCGATTACTTGAGGTCGCACAGGCGGCTATCTGAAGTAGAGATTGCACAAATGACTAGCTTGAGGGAGGTTGGTATCAGCATTCCTAAAATATATGAATCCTTCGCGGCACAGCTTGGGGGTTTTAACCTTGTGACATTCACAAAGCAAGACATGTATAATGAGGTGAGGCGACAAAGAGAACTGCAAAATGGAGATGTAAGCGCTGCAATTCGATACTTGGAAGGTGTTTCCCGTGTAGACAACAGAATATTTTGGAGGTACAAGGTTGGGTCTGAAAACAATCTTTGTGACCTATTTTGGAGTGACGGGCGCAGTCAGTTCGACTATGCAATATTCGGAGATGTTCTAGCCTTCGATGCTACTTATGGCCGAAACAAGTACAATTTGCCTGTTGTTGTGTTCTCGGGAGTTAACCACCACAACCAAACATGTGTCTTCGGATGTGCAATGGTCTCGTGTGAAACACAAGAGTCCTACATCTGGGTTTTGCGGCAGTTTTTGGAATGCATGGAAGGAAAGGCCCCTAAGGCAGTCATCACAGATGGAGATACCTCGATGCGAAATGCTATACGTCATGTATTTCCCGAAACCCATCACAGGCTATGTGCTTGGCATTTGCTTCGTAATGCGACTTCCAATATATGTGACTCACGATTCACCCAGCTATTTAGACACTGCATGCTTGCGGACATGGAGGTTGATGAGTTCGAGGCGCAATGGGAGGCAATGCTGGATGAGTGTGGGGTTCGTGAAGTCGAATGGGTGAAGGATTTGTACCGCAAAAAAACTGCATGGGCGACAGCATACATCAGAGGCCAATTTTTTGCTGGAATACGGACAACGTCCCGTTGTGAATCTCTACATGCCAAGCTGGGCAGGTTTGTGGAGAGTAGATACGGGGTCCTTGAATTTGTCACAAACTTCCAAAGATGCATTGATTTCTTGCGAGACAATGAGGACGAGCTTGAATTTCGTTCATGGTACGGAACTCCAGTCTTGCAAACTGAGTTTGTTGAGCTTGAGAAGGATGGGTGGACAAAGTATACTCGGGAGATGTTTTGGCGATTTCGTGAAGCTCTTAAAAG GCCGGAAAAGAAGTGGGAGGTTTTGAGGCAAAATGTGGGTAACAAATTCAGCTGCACCTGCCTGAGAATGGAATCATTCGGACTGCCCTGTCTCCACATACTAGCTGTGTTGGTGCGCTTGGATTATACTATCATTCCCAATACGCTTGTGCTCCGCAGATGGTCGAAGATAGCAAAGTTGCACTATGGCTTAAATTGCACTAGAAATGAAACACAGGAGCAAACAACAACGTATAGGTCCCGGTTAGGAGCTTTTGCTCAGCTATGCACACGACTTGGCCGGGTTGCATGCATGAGCGATGAGGACTTTAAGTACTACTCACATAAGGTACTAACTGACACTATCTGCCTGGAAATTAAGAATGGCCTCAGGCCCCCGGAAGACGTAGGACTAACGGCGGAGGAACAACGAGTGAAGGACCCCATCAGCGTGAGAACAAAGGGTACTGGTCGACTCAGCCAGGCATCTGCATCGACCGGGAAAAAACGACGCAAGTGTAGCAACTGTGGCCGACTCGGTCATCGAAGGACCCGTTGTCCAAATCGTGCAGGTCAGGAGGGTGGCCAACCGTGTGTGGGCGTGAATAAGAGAGTTCGAGGTACCCAG GTGGTGCAGGAGGATGCTCCTTCCAACAACCCGGAGGCTGTGTCACTTGGCGACCTTTGA
- the LOC107479009 gene encoding uncharacterized protein LOC107479009, producing MCDVIIPNSPGYDDDVVIDENLSTPAPVVGGRQMGLQTGSMMHWETGTPKLSLGGNTTRRCPDQRSTDKILQAFNDLPGFQQLDCTSVVCELFSHSPTPMPPPKIPKVEQAGPISEHHKPPISTVDDANEILPELAGKSVAPLRQGGSGVRRPGLISRLDSPIYLIPLSYEMVFDPTADMDLTYDECRIAAYLYGKTEDLNEVVFKFYELEVARGMFHSLIPKFVPHSDIVNIVVLFASLRASRETPIRFWFLPSPFAVDVLQLRPIDMIVKKYLCRWMPAITKLEKVIIPICEPSHSWYIMVVHVKQGKVNALDITKTKETMERRERNMRTIMITLSQIFKQEQNLSSFTEISSDPITWGPINYPKGVPNLPNSNDSAVWCLYWLLNDGLLDPRRLGVMMNGKVRMKTATTIILSDWNQKKQVVDEEAEKL from the exons ATGTGCGATGTCATAATCCCCAACTCCCCTGGTTACGATGATGACGTTGTCATCGATGAGAACCTATCTACCCCAGCTCCAGTTGTTGGCGGACGGCAGATGGGACTGCAAACTGGGTCTATGATGCATTGGGAAACTGGCACACCTAAGCTGAGCCTTGGCGGGAACACTACGCGCCGCTGTCCAGATCAGCGGTCAACTGATAAG ATCTTGCAGGCCTTTAATGACCTCCCTGGTTTTCAACAACTTGACTGCACAAGTGTCGTGTGTGAGTTATTCTCGCATTCACCTACACCGATGCCTCCACCCAAGATACCTAAGGTGGAGCAAGCAGGCCCCATCTCAGAACATCACAAACCGCCGATATCCACGGTTGATGATGCAAACGAGATCCTACCTGAGTTGGCGGGAAAGTCAGTAGCTCCGCTGAGGCAGGGTGGGAGCGGGGTCAGGCGCCCTGGACTGATTTCACGGCTTGACTCACCTATCTATCTCATACCCCTG AGCTATGAGATGGTTTTCGACCCAACTGCGGATATGGATCTCACCTACGATGAGTGCCGCATCGCTGCGTATCTTTACGGCAAGACAGAAGACCTTAA TGAGGTAGTCTTCAAATTTTATGAGTTGGAGGTCGCCAGGGGCATGTTTCACTCTTTGATCCCAAAATTTGTTCCCCATTCTGAT ATTGTGAACATTGTTGTCCTGTTTGCTTCTCTAAGAGCATCAAGAGAAACTCCCATTCGTTTTTGGTTCCTCCCAAGTCCCTTCGCTGTTGATGTCCTTCAGCTGAGGCCCATCGACATGATAGTCAAAAAATACCTGTGTCGCTGGATGCCTGCCATAACTAAACTGGAGAAG GTTATTATTCCCATATGTGAACCCAGTCATTCATGGTATATTATGGTAGTCCACGTCAAACAAGGCAAGGTTAACGCTCTTGATATCACCAAGACTAAAGAAACCATGGAACGTAGAGAGCGCAACATGCGTACAATC ATGATAACTTTGTCACAAATTTTCAAGCAAGAGCAGAATCTTAGCAGTTTCACAGAGATCTCTTCTGATCCTATAACTTGGGGACCCATCAATTATCCCAAAGGAGTACCCAACCTACCAAACAG CAACGATTCCGCTGTGTGGTGCCTTTACTGGCTGCTGAATGATGGGTTACTTGACCCTAGGAGGCTTGGTGTCATGATGAACGGAAAGGTGAGAATGAAAACTGCAACAACTATCATCTTGTCTGACTGGAACCAGAAGAAGCAGGTTGTGGATGAGGAGGCAGAGAAGCTGTAG